From the Limanda limanda chromosome 2, fLimLim1.1, whole genome shotgun sequence genome, one window contains:
- the si:dkey-45d16.4 gene encoding trichohyalin — MERVVVEVPIDNGFSLAGPSTTPRKRQVRFSARHDILLLREVIAQNPFASKEPGRIWARVGEIITGVLQDENFEVDARRCRERTMLLLDYYKKQDFPSLRRFGTERLYAQKEDLLHEVLELEAEKGLHTSGHETKYQDDELRKQAIEELTLPEQDKPNIHIAHSPAADNYREEIRDLSAAPTAKRACQCCCQTYSEILSFLEKRSEAEQRLREEEVALRREELEIQRSKIALERERLGAERKERERRFELESQERQVILDLLKEKVLKR; from the exons ATGGAgcgggtggtggtggaggtgccGATCGACAACG GATTTTCCCTCGCCGGCCCTTCCACAACCCCACGAAAGCGCCAGGTGCGTTTTTCAGCACGGCACGACATCCTCCTCCTTCGGGAGGTCATCGCCCAGAACCCCTTTGCCTCCAAAGAACCAG GAAGGATCTGGGCCCGTGTGGGGGAAATTATCACCGGTGTCCTTCAAGATGAAAACTTTGAGGTGGACGCCAGGAGGTGTCGGGAGAGGACCATGCTATTGTTAGACTACTACAAGAAGCAAGACTTTCCCAGCCTGCGCAG GTTTGGAACAGAGAGGCTTTATGCCCAGAAGGAGGATCTGCTCCATGAGGTTTTGGAGCTGGAGGCTGAGAAGGGGCTGCACACCAGTGGCCACGAAACAAAGTACCAG GATGATGAGCTGAGGAAGCAAGCCATCGAGGAATTAACTCTCCCCGAGCAGGACAAACCCAACATCCACATCGCACACTCCCCCGCTGCTG ATAATTATCGAGAAGAAATCCGTGATCTGTCAGCGGCGCCCACGGCCAAGCGCGCGTGCCAGTGCTGCTGCCAGACCTACTCCGAGATCCTCAGCTTCCTTGAGAAACGCTCAGAGGCGGAGCAACGCCTGCGTGAGGAGGAGGTCGCCCTTCGTCGGGAGGAACTAGAGATTCAGAGAA GTAAGATCGCTCTGGAGAGGGAACGTCTGGGAGccgagagaaaagagagggaacgGAGATTTGAGCTGGAGAGCCAAGAGAGGCAGGTCATCCTGGACCTGTTAAAAGAGAAGGTGCTGAAACGCTGA